CTCAGAAACGTGGGCTCTGGTCGTGGAGAGAGAAGCAGAGGGGGATGTTCTTCCTGCCccgttgtgtgtgtgtgggggcgggGCTGGTAAAGTTAAGCGGGGGAGGGGCTTTGTGTACtttattttctgtcttttcccctCTTTCCTCTCTCCACCACTCTTTGGTCCCCTCCATTATCCTCCTGTCATCTCACAGCCTGTCCGCAGCACCAGTTTTGTACACAATGTaccaaaaagaacaaaaaaaaaagtataaaaataataaaaacagtaaGAAGcggacagattaaaaaaaaactaataagaaaactgaaaaaaaaaaataaagttcatGTTTAGTTATTTTCACGTGTTACGTCTGAtttatttttgtgaaattcaaatTGCTaaaaatatttggaaaaaataaaatgttccctttttgttatttttctatcTTTAGTTCAGTGCTGGATTATCAGATGCTGGAGAGAAGGAAATGCTGTTAATCCAGAAACAAAAATACAATATGGCAGAGAACCTCTGATTAAAGGAATGGTGTGCTATACGGTCAGACCAAGTGCAGGGCCAGGGGGGGCGGAGCATGGCAAGGATTCAAATAAGATGCTCCGCCCCCTCGGAGCCTCTGCTCATAATTCATCATTTTTTATGCCGGATAATCGGTATTCTTGTAATTACAATAATTAGTAGGGAGGAGAACGGCCTTTTCCCATTTCTGATGCCTCCACACGGGGAAAATTTACAGAAGCAGAAAATGGGATGAGAGTTTACGAAATCTCAGGCTGAAAAAACCAATCCGGTCACTGCTTTCATTCTTCAAAAGGCTTCTGAAAAATGTattgctggaatctgattggttgccaatcTCACCTCTGCTAAATCAAGGAGGGGGCATTAGCAGGTGAGAGGAGTTTGTAATTGGGCACAACTTGTTAAGATGCCatcaaactcagctctgctacatcaccaCAGTTCCATCATCATAACTGACACTACAAGGAGGCACACGTGCTTTGGAATGTAGCAGAGCCGGGTTTGTCACCAATCAGGCGGAGATTATAGAACTGCAGCAgtagaaaaatcataatttttgggTTTCTACACCTCATCGTCTttaggatctctgcttgctgtcattcttGTTTGAAGAACTTTTTATTACATAAAGGAGTTTATGGCTGCAGTAGAGCCGACTTTGTCATGTAGCTGTGTCAGTGCTTCAGAGGACGAAGAAAACCCTTCAGACTCCAGATGTAGAAGATCTGATTTATTAGGAAACACGGCACACGTAGAAAACATTCATGAGCATACAAGGTAAGTAGACGCGGCCTGGAGCGTGATGCAGATCAACCCCATCGTCTCCAGCTGGTgcgagactacaactcccagcatacccttcTATAGATGTCCTATCCCCAGGCTGCACTAGTAGCACGCTCGCCATATACCCGAGAAATCCCTCCTGCACTGACCGCCTTAAAGGGGGCTCCTGCTTGGACGCTGCCTTTGATAGGAGGATGAGCGGCTCGATCTGCAGGGAGACCgggcagtaagtgttcagtttccctgcagcgtcCCCACAGGGGAAGTGAAGTATTGCAGTGCCTACTGAAATCCAGTACTATATGGACAAGCGGGGTCCTCCACCCTCTGTAGCCACCGCGGGCCTTtggttaggctacgttcacattagcgttttctattccgctattgagatccgtcagaggaagaaaacgcttcagttttgtccccagtaACGGAGTCACCAAAATgcattgacggatccgcaaaaaacgctaatgtgaacgtagccttacctGTAATCGTATGGTGGTCACATAGAGCgtctctcgctctggaggacccgTCCTGTCCAGACAACCCATAGATGGGAGCTGGCGGTGTAATACTTCATACGCCCTGCGGGGGCACTGCAGGAAAAAGGAGGACTTACTGCCAGGTAATGGGAGACAACACTGTGATATTCTATCCAGTAGGTCGTCCAAAGCGGAGGCCCCCCTTAGCGCTCATCAGTCCGTCACGTAATGATGACCTGCTGTTTTCTTCCACTGTAGCCTGAACCCAGATGATTAGATTTCCAACAAATCTACCTCCGGCAGCTGCATTGTCCTTGTCCCCcccatactttacactgcagGCCAGCCTGCTCAGAATGGCTGCTGTGAGAGGGGCAAGGGGAGCTAGACCTCAGACCTAAAATGACACCTACaattcacatttaaaaaaaacacctgtggCATGCTGAGCATTGTAGTTCTACATCATCTTGTAACTTTGGCTATAATGAGGCCCTCCAGCTCCGCGCCTCGCGCCTCCTTACATAACGCTGCCCTTTAAGAATACGGTAAGTGGCACCGACAGGAAACGTCCTCCACGCGCCAAATTCCTCCAATCCGTCAACCGAGGGGCAAAGGGCAACATTCCTCGTAGACCGGAGCGCGAGACGCCCCCGAGGGGCGACACAAGCAAAAATACTTAATGAACCACAACGGCAAGAAGAAAAGTGTTAACTCTTTGGTGCCTGTCCCGCTGCAGTGAAGCCATGATACAGTGATCACCAGTGCAATAAGCATCGATTGGGGGGTAGTTACTGTGCACGGCTCAATCAATACAGGACATTTTCCCCGATTAGCAAGAACCACAAAAAAAATTTCCACTCCTTTATGTCCCTCGAAATTCCCTCCACCAATATTGTAAAGGCACACAGGAAGCAGAGCGATGACGTGGGGGAGGGCGCCGTCCGGCTGAGAAGACGGGATGGTCGGGCTGGAGGAGCGGAAGAGAGGAGAGTTAATCAGAGGCTTAAAGGGGCACACCGGACATAAATAGATGGTACAGGGGCCCTTTAGGATCCACGTGGCCCTTGACTATGAACGACTGTCAGTACACAGCCATTCTGATGACCCCATCACCACCCCCCCAAACCAGGTACATTTATCTACATCCGGAGGACTCCTTTAATACAATTCTATGCAAGTATTTAAAGGGTAATTCCCAGTGAAACAATCAACATGCCAGATGTTACTAGTGGGGGCCCCGGCAGTTACCAGAAGGAAGGGGCCACGGATCTCTGACTTGGGAAGAGCAGAATATCGCGGATGTAATTTTCGTCACCGCCTTGGGAGGATTCTACTGGATAACGGGATCATAGCCCCCGACCTAACAAGGTGCTCCTCCTCAGGATGACTACatgtggaatacccctttaaatactaaACCATAAATGTCTGAATGCAGATTCAGAGAGGGCAGAGATAAGCGACTGCCAGACTGCCCCGGCGACGCTTGTATCTGGGTAAAGAATGGGGGACGTGAAATCCCAACATTAACACATTCCATGGGTAGAGGGTGATCTCGGTCTGTGCAGGGGTCGGGGGTCTTTCACAGCTCCAGGACTAATCGTTTATTGATTACTTATCACTAAAGGCAGATACCTACCTGCGGCGCCGATCATATCACCAAGGGCTGCGTGTCCGAGCAGGTGGTGTGCACAGACTGGAGGCTTCCTTTATATATGGGGGACCTCTTCTCACCATCCACCCTGAGGAGGAAAAAGAACCACATGAAAGGGCCACAGAGAATCGGACAGAAGAGAACCACAGAAATCTCCTAATAAAGCCTCAAAGCATTCACAACAGCACTGGAGACAGTCAGCAAGCTGGGGACAGACTGCCACAAAGTGCCCGGCGGGGCAAGCCTggagactgcaccagcagaatagtgagtgcagctctggagtataatacaggatgtaactcaggatcagtacaggataagtaatgtatgtacacagtgactccaccagcagaacagtgagcgcagctctggagtataatacaggatgtaactcaggatcagtacaggataagtaatgtatgtacacagtgactgcaccagcagaatagtgagtgcagctctggagtataatacaggatgtaactcaggatcagtacaggataagtaatgtatgtacacagtgactgcaccagcagaatagtgagtgcagctctggagtataatacaggatgtaactcaggatcagtacaggataatctcctgagctccccctagtggtggctgtatatatctgtatgtagtaatctcctgagctccctctagtgggggttgtatatatctgtatgtagtaatctcctgagctccctctattggtggctgtgtatatctgtatgtagtaatctcctgagctccctctagtggtagctgtatatatctgtatgcagtaatctcctgagctccctctagtgttggctgtatatatctgtatgtagtaatctcctgagctccctctagtggtagctgtatatatctgtatgtagtaatctcctgagctccctctagtggtagctgtatatatctgtatgcagtaatctgctttgctccctctagtggtggctgtatatatctgtatgtagtaatctcctgagctccctctagtggtggctgtatatatctgtatgtagtaatctcctgagctccctctagtggtggctgtgtatatctgtatgtagtaatctcctgagccccctctagtggtggctgtatatatctgtatgcagtaatctcctgagctccctctagtggtggctgtatatatctgtatgtagtaatctcctgagctccctctagtggtggctgtatatatctgcatgtagtaatctcctgagctccctctagtggtggctgtatatatctgtatatagtaatctcctgagctccctctagtggtgactgtatatatctgtatgtagtaatctcctgagctccctctagtggtggctgtatatatctgtatgtagtaatctcctgagctccctctagtggtggctgtgtatatctgtatgtagtaatctcctgagccccctctagtggtggctgtatatctgtatgcagtaatctcctgagctccctctagtggtggctgtatatatctgtatgtagtaatctcctgagctccctctagtggtggctgtatatatctgcatgtagtaatctcctgagctccctctagtgatgtctgtatatatctgtatgcagtaatctcctgagctccctctagtggtgactgtatatatctgtatgtagtaatctcctgagctccctctagtggtggctgtatatatctgcatgtagtaatctcctgagctccctctagtgatgtctgtatatatctgtatgcagtaatctcctgagctccctctagtggtgactgtatatatctgtatgtagtaatctcctgagctccctctagtggtggctgtatatatctgcatgtagtaatctcctgagctccctctagtgatgtctgtatatatctgtatgcagtaatctcctgagctccctctagtggtgactgtatatatctgtatgtagtaatctcctgagctccctctagtggtgcacTTACAGGCTGATTTGTGGTTTCCTCAGCTGTTTATTGCGGTGACGAATCATAATAACCAAGAGCATAAACAGGAGGACAGTGAGCATGGCCCCGGGGATGGCAATATACAGGAGGATATCTCCAAAGCTCAGGCTGGACAAGACACCTACAAATatgagggggggaaaaaaaaaaaaaaaatgaaatgtagtTAACCATTAACATGCTGATCTTCTATATCTGCCTAGATCCCTCCATACACACCGAGGGCGACCAAACCATATTATGTACATATGAGGTCTGATAACCTGCTGAATGGCTGACATTGCTCGGGATCTTCTCCGCTTTCTCTTGGGTCCTATAGCCTTTTGCAATAAGTAATAAATGACTGAAAATCACTATAATGCAGTAAAATTCCAATAAACCGGCGTCCCCGAGACTGCTGCAGTGCTGGATGACCGGAGCCTCTGTACTTATGATGTAAAGAGAAGATGATAATTGCGGCCCTCACCGGATTCTTTTGCAGTCTctctatttttctttaaaaagggaccctgtcacctccaaaacacattttacCCCGACCTCCTTCCCCTACAGGAGCCCCCAGTGTGCTCCTCATCTTGGCCTTcattcctccactggttgttgtatacttcaTAAAAACACTGTTTTAATCTGTGTTTTCGCTATCCTCAGGGTCAGCTTGAAGTCACTGCACGTTCCCATCTCCGTCTCCCGCACTCAGCCGGCCGCTTACCTCTTTCTGCGCATGCGTTGGACGCGCGCACATGATGGAAAAGCATGACGCATGCGCAGAGAGAAGAAAGCTGCCGACTGACAGCAGGAGCCGGAATCGCGCAGTGGCAAGGAGCGcacagcgcatgcgcgagacttacACGATCCCAGGACGGGTAAGGGGCACGCTTAGTTCCATGAAttgaggaggccgctgcccccttgacttcaagccgaCTCTGAGGATAGCGAACACACAGATTAAAACAGCGTTTTATAAAGGATACAACAACCACAGGGGAATGAAGGCCATGATGAGGAGCACACGGGGGGCTCCTGTAAGGGAATGAGGTCGGgttaaaatgtgttttggaggtgacagggtccctttaaaACATGGTCGCTGGTGCGGGCACTTACTCAGATACAGGCTTCGCCTGGCCTCCCACGTGATGACGTCGGCGTGCACATCCTCTTATGCTGCGCTCGGCGTCATCACAAAAGGTAAAAATAACATTCATTTAAAAACATAAGAGTGCGCAACTCAATCCAGCGCACTAGATGAACACTGCTAAAGAGTTCtggtcgagcatgctcggccggatACCGCGGGTGctccagtctcctccccgcacgtttgttggccgCTACGccgtacaccagcatgtgtcccgtatcATGACCCGTGCcccgaccaacgcagttattggagaggacgagcaaaacggtgcaacaCCAGAAGGTCCCTGAGGAAAaagtgctccaaaaatttccatctgacaacgctggcggcagagtccgtagttccttgggcaaccgaggaggggagacgaggggaacacacagcagttcctacAGAGGCAGCGcagcactctccaaggcctgggacaggttcatgacaccccgccagcaccctcaccctgatgcgtggcctagtgtcacaaggagggaaacgttgtGGAAGATgttaaggagtacgtagcagaccgtgtcagcgtcctcagtgatccctctgtgccttacaactactgggtgaccaagctggacatgtggcacgaactggcgctctacgccttggaggtgctggcctgccctgccgccagcgctttgtctgagcgggtatttagcgctgctggtggcataataactgataagcgtatccgcctgtcaactgaaaatgctgacaggttgactcataaaaatgaacaaggcctggtttgcccctgacttctcaactccaccagaggaaagcggccgaACATAAAGGCTCTTTACATGtgctgtttataatgtactgaataggggtgggcgatatgcgaAATATATTGCGagatattattttcttctgtatgtatacaaaaaagACAAATTACAATGCCAtatgtcccccagagccagtgccatcctTCAGCCCCCCCCAGAAGAATCGCTATACTTACCTTCCCTGCAGCGTGCTCTGCGAGTCGGCAGTCCGCAGGCGtcgcgtcttcttcccagcatgcattacaggacctgacgtcacacacccTGTCAGCCCGCTGGCCACTCCAGTACAGCGCGATGCAGAGTCACGGGGCGGTGAGAAGCTTCAATttactaccgctccgtggtcatatcgtGCATATCGCATATATCACCCACCCctagtactgaatacactgtattccctgcacccccccccttccaccacaaaaaagggtaaatggttcaatcttccttttctcatcgtcCTCTtctgtcatatcaacatgcttattagtctgccctcgcccctaatgtttttgagggtcaccagcaggccctcgcccctaatgtttttgagggtcaccagcaggccctcgctcccaatgtttttgagggtcaccagcaggccctcgcccctaatgtttttgagggtcaccagcaggccattaatcataatttttcaagggtgtgtatgatgccctcctttatgtgtaacaaagggtgtattggagcgccggttccttgtaatttttggcagccctttcccttagtgctagggctttatgagtgtaggagtcccactatctgaactattgtaccacaatgtcaatgaggccctcctttatgtgatatacaggttgtgccTCTTCctggtaatttttggcagcatttgcactttatatacaatataatgtttcctaacaatttttcctctaaaatcgattattATCTTCTCTTTACATCATAAGTGAACCGAGCCTGTGACGCAGGGCACCGCCAGGGATGACACGCGGGCACAATCCATCAGAACCCTCTGCCGACCGCAGATTGCTTCTAAGTATGCTTGACTCTGCACTGCTCAATGGTGGGGGTCACGTTACCTCTCCGGCCCCTGGCAGCACGTCCATGGCTTCAAGGCTGATGGTCCAGGAGCCAtggtgtcactgctgcagccctgAGGTCACCAGGACAGGAGAGAACGCCTACTGAGGAGCCAAGAGACCTAGCGGACTCCAATCTATCAGGCGAAGTGCTGCTCATCTGGCATGAGGTCCTTACCTCGGACTTCTTCAGGACTCTTATTCATCACCAGCAGCTGGAAGGACCGCGTCTTGACCAGGTCCGCCTCTTCCGGGTGGCGAGCCTGGCAGATGTACCTTCCTTCGGATTCTTCATTTACATTTTTGAGAATGAGGGTATCAGAAGGTAGAATCCAGTCGCTGAACTGAGGAGAGAGAAGACATAAGAACACGAGGGTCAATATATGGAGACCTGCTGCAAATTACACCAAGATCAGACGTCACCACATAGGACACAACACCAAGGACAGTCACAAAGATGATGATGACGAGACTCCTTTAGGACATTAGTGGGAGCTGAATCCCGCACCAATGTGACCGCGGAATCGGCGCTGCAGCCCCCACTGGTCATGGTCCTATCAATAAGTCATCGCTCTGTTAGATGGGAACGCCCGACAGACCGATGGGTATGAAGATAAATGTCCGATTCTCTGCAGCGTATTCTCTATACGACCAGCCACCATGACATTAACGACTCACCTCCTGGCTCCACTCGTACAAGGGCTCCACTGAGGAGGAGGCCGAGCACTTCACCTCCACCGTAGATCCTTTCTCTGCCCACAAGATATCGGGCACACTGCTGGAAAACGAGTGAAGCTTCTCCAGATAGATTTCCTTCAGATCTGGAGAAAAACCATAGACACAACTGATGAGATGACGCCGCCTCTATTCACCAAGAAAGCAAAGCTAAACTTTACAGAGCTACAAAATTCTCTGATCAATTTCTTTATCTAATTATAGGAGTCAGAGCTCCAAACCCTTGACAAAAGATCATAGTGTCATACAagtctgcagccaccaccagagggagctcaggagattactacatacagatatatacagccaccactagagggagctcaggagattactacatacagatatatacagccaccactagagggagctcaggagattactacatacagatatatacagccaccactagagggagctcaggagattactacatacatatatatatccaccaccagagggagctcaggagcttactacatacagatatacacagccaccactagagggagctcaggagattactacatacatatatatatccaccaccagagggagctcaggagattactacatacagatatatacagccaccactagagggagctcaggagattactacatacagatatatacagccaccactagagggagctcaggagattactacatacagatatatacagccaccactagagggagctcaggagattactacatacagatatatacagccaccactagagggagctcaggagattactacatacagatatatacagtcaccactagagggagctcaggagattactacatacagatatatacagtcaccactagagggagtttaggagattactacatacagatatatacagtcaccactagagggagctcaggagattactacatacagatatatacagtcaccactagagggagctcaggagattactacatacagatatatacagtcaccactagagggagctcaggagattactacatacagatatatacagccaccactagggggagctcaggagattactacatacagatatttacagccaccactagagggagctcaggagattactgcatacagatatatacagtcaccactagtgggagatcaggagattactacatacagatatatacagtcaccactagagggagctcaggagattactgcatacagatatatacagacaccactagagggagctcaggagattactacatacagatatatacagtcaccactagagggagctcaggagattactgcatacagatatatacagtcaccactagagggagctcaggagattactgcatacagatatttacagccaccactagagggagctcaggagattactagatCAGGCGTCCACTGATGCAGGGCTCTGAACATTAGTGCAGTAGATGGAAACAGGTTACGGTCTGAAAATAATAGGGTCAGGGAGCTGAAGGCTGTAATGTCTGCTGCGACCTCCTCTACCTGAGACCCGGACAATCAAGCTGAACCAGGACCCACCGGACATTGTGAACCCACAGACTCTGGAATGACTGATACTCTGATAATTAGGTAGTTTATACAGTTTCCCAGATCAAGCCTGAAACTAGTAAAATCTGACCAGTAAAGCCGGGAGGAGATGCAGCAGGATGTGGTGGGACAGCTGCCAACTCCCCAACAGAACCTCATGTACAGAGGCTCCTAAGGACCGTCCGCCTCCACCTCTAGACCCGCCTCCACCTCTAGACCCGCCTCCACCTCTAGACCCGCCTCATTAATCAGATTTCTATACAGATAAAGGTCTGTGTGCGGAGGATAGAACGAGGCACAGAATCAAgataagaaaaacatggctgctttccagATACAGCGCCACACGTGGCCATGGTTGGTATTGCCGCTCCAGCTCacgtgtggcgctgtttttggcaGATGGCAGCCACGTTTTTCTTCTCCTGCGCGACCTCATTATATATTTCATCTTTCTGTATTTTTCCTGGGGCTCTTTGTGGTGACATTTGCCGATCCCCCGGTGAGATTTCCCGCTGGATTGTTGCGACGTTCACGTTTCAGGGCTTTTCCTGTGCCCTTTAAGTCATCCGTGATGCTCGGCCTCGCAGGCCCTGACGGCTGCACTACAGGGACGCGCTGACGCCTCCGCCCGGGCGCTCATCTGCGCCGTCAGTAGCCGGAGGACGGTGATGAACAGCAAAACGAGCGCCGGCAAAAATTATCCAGAATTATCTATTTTCATCAACGTTTTTAATCCTGATGTCGGTCACGGATGTCGCCAGTAGGAGATATTGAGGACCgatctggagcatttattctgtGATCTGCGCCGTCCTTCTGTTATTCCCCCTGGAAATCTATGACCAGACTAACGGAGCGCTACCATGTCTAATTCTTACTGGAAACGTCAGGAATCTCAAGCTAcggcaaactacaactcccaccatgctccaatcacttctatggcagttctgagaacagactAATAATActacatgctgggagatgtagtgcgacaacagctggagagccggaggtgG
The Bufo gargarizans isolate SCDJY-AF-19 chromosome 2, ASM1485885v1, whole genome shotgun sequence genome window above contains:
- the LOC122928911 gene encoding uncharacterized protein LOC122928911 codes for the protein MKPAVCAAVLALLGAIASPGAFGRLTISGPQAPVLLGEDVTLECLSDTDTDMADYTFEKYVKWMRSWVQLDSSRYLRCWYYNVNVSRIGERLLMHLSDITEWQNGPYRCVKTGNQTGEDDVSEELTIKLIDLKEIYLEKLHSFSSSVPDILWAEKGSTVEVKCSASSSVEPLYEWSQEFSDWILPSDTLILKNVNEESEGRYICQARHPEEADLVKTRSFQLLVMNKSPEEVRGVLSSLSFGDILLYIAIPGAMLTVLLFMLLVIMIRHRNKQLRKPQISLVDGEKRSPIYKGSLQSVHTTCSDTQPLVI